The following coding sequences are from one Myxococcus guangdongensis window:
- a CDS encoding EGF domain-containing protein: MEFSRRATTWRMLGAVLLCTVLGACGANPQEEEKLEGESEAPLEDAQSEESATLAVVDPYADAAIPSGLNVVINPNNAVGAPDGQPATVLSVLGGSLLLDMGQGEEGRGNLRIHYGGLNLAVLFTVDFLSADRTVIASGQANLIQLGVGFFSVDVPYSNAAPYRYVRLNRAILGLYAIDAVETLGPLCGDGRVSTGESCDDGNRTANDGCSTTCQVEPGYTCQGSPSVCTDVNECTNGTAQCSVNATCANTQGGYTCTCKAGYSGNGRTCNDINECTNGTSQCSPNATCTNTTGSYTCACKAGYTGNGRTCNDVNECTNGTAQCSTNATCSNTQGSYTCACKAGYSGDGRTCNDINECTNGTSQCSVNATCTNTAGSYTCACKTGYTGNGRTCNDVNECTNGTSQCSANATCSNTQGSYNCTCKAGYSGNGRTCNDINECTAGTHTCTPGQRCVNQPGGFDCVPGSCPPPQVKCGASCVNANTDPANCGCCGNRCGTGKTCANGVCGARALPGAPLDVTASWERAQDQDLIVRTPNGELLAYGPAKAGALAPSGPDGTPPSGTYFICLKSTSFEASPADDTPVPYSLTVKRQGQADHVLRGVFLGADADSLCGADHPSLIEAITYP; encoded by the coding sequence ATGGAGTTCAGTCGAAGGGCCACGACGTGGCGCATGCTGGGCGCGGTGTTGCTGTGCACCGTCCTCGGTGCTTGTGGTGCGAATCCGCAAGAGGAAGAGAAGCTGGAGGGCGAGTCCGAGGCCCCGCTCGAGGACGCCCAGTCCGAGGAGAGCGCCACGCTGGCGGTGGTGGACCCGTACGCGGACGCGGCCATCCCCAGCGGCCTCAACGTGGTCATCAACCCCAACAACGCCGTGGGCGCCCCTGACGGCCAGCCCGCCACCGTCCTCTCCGTGCTCGGCGGCTCGCTGCTCCTGGACATGGGCCAGGGCGAGGAAGGCCGTGGCAACCTTCGCATCCACTACGGGGGCCTGAACCTGGCCGTGCTGTTCACCGTGGACTTCCTGAGCGCCGACCGGACGGTCATCGCCAGCGGACAGGCGAACCTCATCCAGCTGGGCGTGGGCTTCTTCTCCGTGGATGTCCCCTACTCCAACGCCGCGCCCTACCGCTACGTGAGGCTCAACCGCGCCATCCTCGGCCTCTACGCCATCGACGCCGTGGAGACGCTGGGGCCCTTGTGCGGCGATGGCCGCGTGAGCACCGGCGAGTCATGTGACGACGGCAACCGCACGGCGAACGACGGCTGTAGCACCACCTGCCAGGTGGAGCCCGGCTACACCTGTCAGGGCAGCCCCAGCGTCTGCACCGACGTCAACGAGTGCACCAACGGCACCGCCCAGTGCTCCGTCAACGCCACCTGCGCCAACACCCAGGGCGGCTACACCTGCACGTGCAAGGCGGGCTACTCCGGCAACGGCCGCACCTGCAACGACATCAACGAGTGCACCAACGGCACCTCGCAGTGCTCCCCCAACGCCACCTGCACCAACACGACGGGCAGCTACACCTGCGCGTGCAAGGCGGGCTACACGGGCAACGGCCGCACCTGCAACGACGTCAACGAGTGCACCAACGGCACCGCCCAGTGCTCCACCAACGCCACCTGCTCCAACACCCAGGGCAGCTACACCTGCGCGTGCAAGGCGGGCTACTCCGGCGACGGCCGCACCTGCAACGACATCAACGAGTGCACCAACGGCACGTCGCAGTGCTCGGTCAACGCCACCTGCACCAACACGGCGGGCAGCTACACCTGCGCGTGCAAGACGGGCTACACGGGCAACGGCCGCACCTGCAACGACGTCAACGAGTGCACCAACGGCACCTCGCAGTGCTCCGCCAACGCCACCTGCTCCAACACCCAGGGCAGCTACAACTGCACCTGCAAGGCGGGCTACTCCGGCAACGGCCGCACCTGCAACGACATCAACGAGTGCACCGCGGGCACGCACACGTGCACGCCCGGGCAGCGGTGCGTGAACCAGCCGGGAGGCTTCGACTGCGTGCCGGGCAGCTGCCCGCCGCCGCAGGTGAAGTGCGGCGCCTCGTGCGTGAACGCCAACACCGACCCCGCCAACTGCGGCTGCTGCGGCAACCGGTGCGGCACGGGGAAGACGTGCGCCAACGGCGTCTGCGGGGCCCGCGCGCTCCCGGGCGCCCCCCTGGACGTCACCGCGAGCTGGGAGCGGGCGCAGGACCAGGACCTCATCGTCCGCACGCCCAACGGTGAGCTGCTCGCGTACGGGCCCGCCAAGGCCGGCGCGCTGGCGCCGTCCGGCCCGGACGGCACGCCTCCCAGCGGCACGTACTTCATCTGCCTGAAGAGCACGAGCTTCGAGGCGTCGCCCGCCGACGACACGCCCGTGCCCTACTCGCTCACGGTGAAGCGCCAGGGCCAGGCGGACCACGTGCTGCGCGGGGTGTTCCTCGGCGCGGACGCGGACTCCCTGTGCGGCGCGGACCACCCGTCCCTCATCGAGGCCATCACCTACCCCTGA
- a CDS encoding eCIS core domain-containing protein: protein MRRSGARVHASHSSEARGSTPSARPLASVPARAVAGEPGPVSPGVRFDFSRLPLTPSVRRVACAGGSCGCSSCEKKKEEVARAAQPGASGASPSESVSAHVARGLGSGQPLESSARAFFEPRFGQYLGGVRIHTDAKAADSARALQARAYTVGSDIAFQEGAYSPATHAGRRLLAHELTHVLQQTGGRATSGARLARFATGGLAVSSPGDASEREAESMADAVMADGATREPGRHRLGVARDFSPAPASKYTVPSPPAPPTPPPPLKTTSDVPPTQSGTPVNKNGLVAAEEGVNLRASPDTGAAPLERLPQNTRMFVSREQSGGWYFVMLVDGRFGYVAKSHVTVDMPDPEAKLYRIAPGETALDIVKRFYKSDATTWGQDERFFVNVLVFVNAERGRKGIFKPDPKAGWDTTQTHAGSQIWIPGVEFAKALKGQVSSGSITYEAYQTVKNVITAIGEFLAGSIAFVAGLLHGVLESLWDTLVGLVDLAKLAGKLVWSLVTGSLLSDLRGFFKDLSKLDFKQLLDAGLDALDKKWNDPSLLKRWHFRGWITGYALAEIVMLFFSGGALTALKSAGKAGKFAQFLAKMPRAAKFLEKAAEAAKGLKEAESLRKGMKALTTARDWAVRVLKVPGHLLQNLSAEALERLKRLPQWAIERFRELSDVAKARVLGCASPCKVDLDAIQKYLAELAAKGATGAKKLSTPESVLAALPKDLNIGKIKQYLDEYPALMELIRKADLTDLDLAKMADFLTAADKANPKTAYQTFTRYLTLVVPSKTGGDIDAFNKIVEAVVKADPRQGAALKGPMFEAFARTHLQEFAGKAFTRETFNVPGGTRRTADRFFADKGELWEVKHQLTDKVPPGQVDDYLSFLGTTGNTTKAEVKSLNYLFPSEEAAKLNSALKARGITVWYVKQPNVLTKL, encoded by the coding sequence ATGCGACGCAGCGGGGCTCGGGTTCATGCGAGTCATTCATCCGAGGCGCGGGGCTCCACGCCCTCGGCGCGGCCGCTCGCGTCGGTTCCGGCGCGGGCTGTCGCGGGCGAGCCGGGCCCTGTCTCGCCGGGCGTCCGGTTCGACTTCAGCCGGCTCCCGCTCACCCCCAGCGTGCGGCGTGTCGCGTGCGCGGGGGGCTCCTGCGGGTGCTCATCCTGCGAGAAGAAGAAGGAGGAGGTGGCCCGGGCAGCACAGCCCGGTGCCTCCGGCGCGAGTCCTTCCGAGAGCGTCTCCGCGCACGTCGCCCGTGGCCTGGGCTCCGGGCAACCCCTGGAGTCCTCCGCGCGTGCCTTCTTCGAGCCGCGCTTCGGCCAGTACCTGGGCGGCGTGCGCATCCACACCGACGCGAAGGCGGCGGACTCGGCTCGCGCGCTCCAGGCTCGCGCGTACACGGTGGGCAGTGACATCGCCTTCCAGGAGGGCGCGTACTCACCAGCCACCCACGCGGGACGTCGACTGCTCGCGCATGAGTTGACGCACGTGCTGCAGCAGACCGGAGGCCGCGCGACCTCCGGCGCCCGGCTGGCCCGCTTCGCCACGGGTGGGCTGGCGGTGTCCTCACCGGGGGACGCCTCCGAGCGCGAGGCCGAGTCCATGGCGGACGCGGTGATGGCGGACGGCGCGACGCGCGAGCCAGGGCGCCACCGCCTGGGCGTGGCCCGGGACTTCTCCCCGGCCCCCGCGTCCAAGTACACGGTGCCCTCACCGCCGGCGCCGCCCACGCCGCCGCCGCCCCTCAAGACGACGTCGGACGTGCCGCCGACGCAGTCGGGCACCCCCGTCAACAAGAACGGGCTCGTCGCCGCCGAGGAGGGCGTCAACCTCCGCGCCTCACCGGACACCGGGGCCGCGCCGCTCGAGCGGCTCCCGCAGAACACCCGCATGTTCGTCAGCCGCGAGCAGTCCGGCGGCTGGTACTTCGTGATGCTGGTGGATGGCCGCTTCGGCTACGTGGCGAAGTCCCACGTCACGGTGGACATGCCGGACCCGGAGGCGAAGTTGTACCGCATCGCCCCGGGGGAGACGGCGCTCGACATCGTCAAGCGCTTCTACAAGTCGGACGCGACGACGTGGGGCCAGGACGAGCGCTTCTTCGTCAACGTGCTGGTGTTCGTCAACGCGGAGCGCGGACGCAAGGGCATCTTCAAGCCGGACCCGAAGGCGGGCTGGGACACCACCCAGACGCACGCGGGCTCGCAAATCTGGATACCGGGCGTCGAGTTCGCCAAGGCGCTCAAGGGCCAGGTCTCCTCGGGCTCCATCACCTACGAGGCCTACCAGACGGTCAAGAACGTCATCACCGCCATCGGTGAGTTCCTGGCCGGCTCCATCGCCTTCGTGGCGGGGCTGCTGCACGGCGTGCTCGAGTCGCTCTGGGACACGCTGGTGGGGCTGGTGGACCTGGCGAAGCTCGCGGGCAAGCTGGTGTGGAGCCTCGTCACGGGCAGCCTGCTGTCCGACCTCCGGGGCTTCTTCAAGGACTTGTCCAAGCTCGACTTCAAGCAGCTGCTGGACGCGGGGCTCGACGCGCTGGACAAGAAGTGGAACGACCCGAGCCTTCTCAAGCGCTGGCACTTCCGGGGATGGATTACCGGCTACGCGCTGGCGGAAATCGTGATGCTGTTCTTCAGCGGCGGCGCGCTCACGGCGCTCAAGAGCGCGGGCAAGGCGGGCAAGTTCGCCCAGTTCCTCGCCAAGATGCCGCGCGCGGCGAAGTTCCTGGAGAAGGCCGCCGAGGCCGCCAAGGGGCTCAAGGAGGCCGAGTCCCTGCGCAAGGGCATGAAGGCGCTCACCACGGCGCGCGACTGGGCCGTGCGCGTGCTCAAGGTGCCCGGCCACCTCCTGCAGAACCTCTCCGCCGAGGCGCTCGAGCGGCTCAAGCGCCTGCCCCAGTGGGCCATCGAGCGCTTCCGCGAGCTGAGCGACGTGGCCAAGGCGCGCGTGCTGGGCTGCGCCTCGCCGTGCAAGGTGGACCTGGATGCCATCCAGAAGTACCTGGCGGAGCTGGCCGCCAAGGGCGCCACCGGCGCGAAGAAGCTCAGCACCCCCGAGAGCGTGCTCGCCGCGCTGCCCAAGGATTTGAACATCGGGAAGATAAAACAGTACCTCGACGAGTACCCGGCCCTGATGGAGCTCATCCGCAAGGCGGACCTCACGGACCTGGACCTGGCGAAGATGGCCGACTTCCTCACCGCCGCGGACAAGGCCAACCCCAAGACGGCGTACCAGACCTTCACCCGCTACCTCACCCTGGTGGTGCCGTCGAAGACGGGGGGGGACATCGACGCGTTCAACAAAATCGTCGAGGCGGTGGTGAAGGCGGACCCGCGCCAGGGCGCCGCCCTCAAGGGCCCCATGTTCGAGGCCTTCGCGCGCACGCACCTGCAGGAGTTCGCCGGCAAGGCCTTCACGCGCGAGACGTTCAACGTCCCCGGCGGCACGCGCCGCACCGCGGACCGCTTCTTCGCGGACAAGGGCGAGCTGTGGGAGGTCAAGCACCAGCTCACCGACAAGGTGCCGCCGGGCCAGGTGGACGACTACCTCTCCTTCCTCGGCACCACGGGCAACACCACGAAGGCGGAGGTGAAGTCGCTGAACTACCTGTTCCCCTCGGAGGAGGCCGCGAAGCTGAACTCGGCGCTCAAGGCGCGCGGCATCACCGTCTGGTATGTGAAGCAGCCCAACGTGCTGACGAAGCTCTAG
- a CDS encoding polyphosphate kinase 2 family protein, translating into MQLITSASQGAKVRLEKISTTPPKNEQKTDAKAEFESLGEEMFDLQDLMWGSRLNSVLIVLQGRDTAGKDGTIKHVVGSLNPRGVSVASFAAPTLEEREHDFLWRIHRHTPRLGEFSIFNRSHYEDVLAVRVHQLAPQALWKERYGHIQDFEEMLVEHGTIVLKFFLHISREEQEQRLLDREKEPRKAWKISAGDWEDRKHWADYTRAYQDVFARTATKQAPWTIVPSDSKWYRNLVVARAVVAALRPHRERWQERLDQLGAEKKAELKAWHRKR; encoded by the coding sequence ATGCAGCTCATCACCAGCGCGAGTCAGGGAGCCAAGGTGCGGTTGGAGAAGATCTCCACCACGCCTCCGAAGAACGAACAGAAGACCGACGCGAAGGCGGAGTTCGAGTCCCTGGGCGAGGAGATGTTCGACCTCCAGGACCTGATGTGGGGCTCGCGGCTCAACTCGGTGCTCATCGTCCTGCAGGGCCGCGACACCGCGGGCAAGGACGGCACCATCAAGCACGTGGTGGGAAGCCTCAACCCCCGGGGTGTCTCCGTCGCGTCGTTCGCGGCCCCCACGCTCGAGGAGCGCGAGCACGACTTCCTCTGGCGCATCCACCGCCACACCCCGCGCCTGGGTGAGTTCTCCATCTTCAACCGCTCCCACTACGAGGACGTGCTCGCCGTGCGCGTGCACCAGCTGGCGCCCCAGGCCCTCTGGAAGGAGCGCTACGGCCACATCCAGGACTTCGAGGAGATGCTCGTCGAGCACGGCACCATCGTCCTGAAGTTCTTCCTCCACATCAGCCGCGAGGAGCAGGAGCAGCGCCTGCTGGACCGGGAGAAGGAGCCGCGCAAGGCGTGGAAGATCAGCGCCGGGGACTGGGAGGACCGCAAGCACTGGGCGGACTACACCCGGGCCTATCAGGACGTCTTCGCGCGCACCGCCACGAAGCAGGCCCCGTGGACCATCGTCCCCTCCGACTCGAAGTGGTACCGCAACCTCGTCGTGGCCCGCGCCGTGGTCGCCGCGCTCCGGCCTCACCGGGAGCGCTGGCAGGAGCGGCTGGACCAGCTGGGCGCGGAGAAGAAGGCCGAGCTCAAGGCGTGGCACCGCAAGCGGTAG
- a CDS encoding mucoidy inhibitor MuiA family protein yields MLLLGLGWAVSHLLHASTEAPITDVTVYSDRARVVRTASLQLSGAERLELPLLPEAVDPSSIQVEAEGARVASVEVRPAQPPPFPVEEATLLLATLDRLGDELARVTAEHQAHQRQVAALGRIQPKAAGEDSDGASGALAPGGWSASAAFLVELSTKREARMRELEARMQALRDEREERLVDANRLGELPSPRGFEVRVALTGSGAAKVRLSYLVLQQARWYPRYELQLNPAQQRVQVAFAGLVSQETGEDWTRARLTLSTALPSTFTALPKLTTWKLGTVERFIPTARRTDELPSEPPPLPMPAASQDVVADLRRELQTRAQEKFPPRRPEKVARAPRSASTPTEPASAPESPRPSSSARVVPGSDAFVLGGVIDAQSRGPVSDVVVTATSPSLPGEEVTVTDAQGIYRLPPLPPGVYTLRFEKEQYKPYARSDIQVRMQRTLRVNVELLPESLGEVVEIVGTPPTIDVGSTNTGVGFSLHGAPISNWRPEPVVDRYVGLAPPPGWSRPALDSQLPASLAGGHDLAFTAPRAETVPSGQGERTIPLLLESWPVQVERRVFPALASEAYLVARLKSPSRSALPGGTATLFVGDDPSGTASLPLIVPGEPFTLPLGVDPAVRTARDVRLVQSKQGFISKDDLNTYEVTLEVSNPYPFAMQTQVVDQWPLGWGGDVESTLVRTEPMARQDPKTGVLRWDVVIPASSKKTLTFEYRLKRPQNWKLIQ; encoded by the coding sequence ATGCTCCTTCTTGGACTGGGTTGGGCCGTCAGTCACCTGCTGCACGCCTCCACCGAGGCGCCCATCACCGACGTCACCGTCTACAGCGACCGGGCGCGGGTGGTGCGGACCGCCTCGCTCCAGCTCTCGGGGGCGGAGCGCCTGGAGCTGCCCCTGTTGCCGGAGGCCGTGGACCCGAGCTCCATCCAGGTGGAGGCGGAAGGGGCCCGCGTCGCCTCCGTGGAGGTGCGCCCCGCCCAGCCGCCGCCGTTCCCCGTGGAGGAGGCCACGCTGTTGCTCGCGACGCTGGACCGGCTGGGGGACGAGCTCGCCCGCGTCACCGCCGAGCACCAGGCGCATCAGCGGCAGGTCGCCGCGCTCGGCCGCATCCAGCCGAAGGCGGCGGGGGAGGACTCCGACGGCGCGAGCGGTGCGCTGGCGCCCGGAGGCTGGAGCGCGTCCGCCGCCTTCCTCGTCGAGCTGAGCACGAAGCGCGAGGCGCGGATGCGTGAGCTCGAGGCCCGCATGCAGGCTTTGCGGGACGAGCGCGAGGAGCGCCTGGTGGACGCGAACCGTCTGGGCGAGCTGCCCTCGCCACGCGGCTTCGAGGTGCGGGTGGCCCTCACCGGCTCGGGCGCCGCGAAGGTGCGCCTGTCCTATCTGGTGCTCCAGCAGGCGCGCTGGTACCCGCGCTACGAGCTGCAGTTGAATCCGGCGCAGCAGCGGGTGCAGGTGGCCTTCGCCGGCCTCGTCAGCCAGGAGACGGGCGAGGATTGGACCCGGGCCCGCCTCACGCTCAGCACCGCGCTGCCCTCCACCTTCACCGCGCTGCCGAAGCTGACGACGTGGAAGCTGGGCACCGTCGAGCGCTTCATCCCCACGGCGCGGCGGACCGACGAGCTCCCGAGCGAGCCGCCGCCGCTGCCCATGCCCGCGGCCTCTCAGGACGTGGTGGCGGACCTGCGCCGCGAGCTCCAGACGCGAGCCCAGGAGAAGTTCCCGCCGCGCCGCCCGGAGAAGGTGGCCCGGGCGCCGAGGTCAGCTTCGACGCCGACGGAGCCGGCCTCGGCGCCGGAGTCTCCCCGCCCTTCGTCGAGCGCGAGGGTGGTGCCGGGCAGTGATGCCTTCGTCCTCGGCGGCGTCATCGATGCCCAGTCGCGAGGTCCGGTGAGCGACGTCGTCGTCACCGCCACCTCGCCGAGCCTGCCGGGAGAGGAGGTCACCGTGACGGACGCACAGGGAATCTATCGGCTCCCGCCCTTGCCGCCCGGCGTCTACACCCTCCGGTTCGAGAAGGAGCAATACAAGCCCTACGCCCGCTCGGACATCCAGGTGCGGATGCAGCGCACCCTCCGGGTGAACGTGGAGCTGCTCCCGGAGAGCCTGGGCGAGGTCGTCGAAATCGTGGGCACGCCCCCCACCATCGACGTGGGCAGCACGAACACCGGGGTGGGCTTCTCGCTGCATGGGGCGCCCATCTCCAATTGGCGGCCGGAGCCCGTCGTGGACCGCTACGTGGGGCTGGCGCCGCCTCCGGGCTGGAGTCGTCCGGCGCTGGACTCGCAGCTGCCCGCGTCGCTCGCGGGAGGACATGACCTGGCCTTCACCGCGCCGCGCGCGGAGACGGTGCCCAGCGGGCAGGGCGAGCGCACCATCCCGCTGCTCCTCGAGTCGTGGCCCGTGCAGGTGGAGCGCCGCGTCTTCCCGGCGCTGGCGTCGGAGGCGTACCTGGTGGCGCGGTTGAAGAGCCCGTCGCGAAGCGCGCTGCCCGGAGGCACCGCCACGCTCTTCGTCGGAGACGACCCGTCCGGCACCGCGTCGCTCCCGCTCATCGTCCCGGGCGAGCCCTTCACGCTGCCCTTGGGCGTGGACCCCGCCGTGCGCACCGCGCGCGACGTGCGACTGGTGCAGTCGAAGCAGGGCTTCATCTCCAAGGACGACCTCAACACGTACGAAGTCACGCTGGAGGTCTCCAATCCCTATCCCTTCGCGATGCAGACACAGGTGGTGGACCAGTGGCCCCTGGGCTGGGGCGGCGACGTGGAGTCCACGCTCGTGCGCACCGAGCCCATGGCGCGCCAGGACCCCAAGACGGGGGTGCTGCGCTGGGACGTGGTGATTCCCGCCTCCAGCAAGAAGACGCTCACCTTCGAGTACCGCCTGAAGCGCCCCCAGAACTGGAAGCTCATCCAGTAG
- a CDS encoding PAS domain-containing sensor histidine kinase: protein MALEEDVSPSLGGLLARWGPVLRTRHGLRLEQSGLGRSGLEDALPVLLEALVRALDDGALPPLPEVLRDLRVGQAERWHARPGLEPRLLVQEYGLLHDCLLELMEEAGVTATSRQLRILAAVFTEASTDAVGRLSSSLDASRSEGWLQAIIDHAPPVIFAKDAQGRFVLVNRSFEAAMGMPRSSVLGKTDFEVLPAAVARRNQENDERVRQTLRPLTEDEDIPGVKGMRTWFAMKFPLPSVGAKGPLICGISTDITDARRTHEALRESEERFRLLMDAVEDYAILLLDPEGRVVSWNVGAERLTGWKEQEVLGRHYALFAPEEQVAQGEPQRLLREVADGGHFRGELRRKRRDGTCFWADLDIAAVRDEAGRLRGFANVARDITAKKRSETARDFLLEAGRVLAGSLDLETTLGAFAGLVVKHISDYCVVDLLEASGRLVRLEAAAREPARQDLIRQLLAFAPQMEGDSPLARALTLAQPIVVPEVTSRSLDSVSRDAAHRAVLEALEPRSAALVPVVSRGRALGLIHLVWTQPQDSLEMEALVELARGVADRAAVAIENARLYREARDAVRVREDVVAIVSHDLRNPLHAIQLTATSLLRKGTLPEGGVKGLERIMEATQRASRLIRDLLDFTQARAGERIPIRPCAMDLHALARKVVDEVLLAHPRRDIQVEIQGDGRLEADADRLAQVVSNLVGNALQHSAPDSRVRVHLREAGDGVILEVHNVGTPIAAALLPTLFEPYRRGPEARSGQGSIGLGLYISRQIVLGHGGSIEVSSDERGTCFKVWLPRRRGP, encoded by the coding sequence TTGGCGCTCGAGGAGGATGTCTCCCCCTCGTTGGGAGGCTTGCTGGCGCGGTGGGGGCCCGTCCTGCGGACGCGCCATGGGCTCCGGCTGGAGCAGTCCGGGCTCGGCCGCAGCGGACTGGAGGATGCGCTGCCCGTGCTCCTGGAGGCGCTCGTCCGGGCGCTCGATGACGGCGCGCTGCCTCCCTTGCCCGAGGTGCTCAGGGACTTGCGCGTCGGGCAGGCGGAGCGCTGGCATGCCCGCCCGGGCCTGGAGCCCCGCCTGCTCGTCCAGGAGTACGGCCTGCTGCACGACTGCCTGCTCGAGTTGATGGAGGAGGCGGGCGTGACGGCGACGTCGCGACAGCTGCGCATCCTGGCGGCGGTCTTCACCGAGGCCAGCACGGACGCGGTGGGGCGCTTGTCGTCGAGCCTGGACGCATCGAGGAGCGAGGGCTGGCTGCAGGCCATCATCGACCATGCACCTCCCGTCATCTTCGCCAAGGACGCGCAGGGGCGCTTCGTGCTGGTCAACCGGAGCTTCGAGGCGGCGATGGGGATGCCGCGCTCGAGCGTGCTCGGCAAGACGGACTTCGAAGTGCTCCCCGCCGCCGTGGCGCGACGCAACCAGGAGAACGACGAGCGCGTGCGACAGACGCTGCGGCCCTTGACGGAGGATGAGGACATCCCCGGCGTCAAGGGCATGCGCACCTGGTTTGCCATGAAGTTCCCGCTGCCCAGCGTGGGCGCCAAGGGGCCCCTCATCTGCGGCATCTCCACGGACATCACCGACGCGCGCCGCACCCACGAGGCGCTGCGGGAGAGCGAGGAGCGCTTCCGCCTGTTGATGGACGCGGTGGAGGACTACGCCATCCTCCTGCTGGACCCGGAGGGACGCGTGGTGAGCTGGAACGTGGGCGCCGAGCGGCTCACCGGCTGGAAGGAGCAGGAGGTGCTCGGTCGGCACTACGCGCTGTTCGCGCCCGAGGAGCAGGTGGCCCAGGGCGAACCCCAGCGGCTCCTGCGCGAAGTGGCCGACGGCGGGCACTTCCGGGGCGAGCTGCGACGGAAGCGGCGGGACGGCACGTGCTTCTGGGCGGACCTGGACATCGCGGCCGTGCGCGACGAGGCGGGCCGTCTGCGCGGGTTCGCCAACGTGGCGCGCGACATCACCGCGAAGAAGCGCAGCGAGACGGCGAGGGACTTCCTGTTGGAGGCGGGGCGGGTGCTCGCGGGCTCTTTGGATTTGGAGACCACGCTGGGCGCCTTCGCGGGCCTGGTTGTGAAGCACATCTCCGACTACTGCGTGGTGGACCTGCTGGAGGCGAGCGGCAGGCTCGTCCGACTGGAGGCGGCCGCGAGGGAGCCCGCGCGGCAGGACCTCATCCGCCAGCTCCTGGCCTTCGCTCCTCAGATGGAGGGGGACAGTCCGCTGGCGCGAGCGCTGACGTTGGCGCAGCCCATCGTCGTGCCGGAGGTGACCTCCCGGTCGCTCGACTCGGTGTCCCGCGACGCGGCGCACCGGGCGGTGCTGGAGGCGCTGGAGCCGCGCTCCGCGGCGCTCGTGCCGGTGGTGTCGCGCGGGCGCGCGCTCGGGCTCATCCACCTGGTGTGGACGCAGCCTCAAGACTCGCTGGAGATGGAGGCCCTGGTGGAGCTGGCCCGGGGCGTGGCGGACCGCGCGGCGGTGGCCATCGAGAACGCGCGGCTGTACCGGGAGGCCCGCGACGCCGTGCGCGTGCGCGAGGACGTGGTGGCCATCGTCAGCCATGACCTGCGCAACCCCCTGCATGCCATCCAGCTGACCGCGACGTCGTTGTTGCGCAAGGGCACCCTGCCGGAGGGCGGTGTGAAGGGCCTGGAGCGCATCATGGAGGCGACGCAGCGGGCCTCTCGCCTGATTCGAGACCTGCTGGACTTCACCCAGGCGCGCGCGGGAGAGCGCATCCCCATCCGGCCGTGCGCCATGGACCTGCACGCGCTGGCGCGCAAGGTGGTGGACGAGGTGCTGCTCGCGCACCCGCGGCGCGACATCCAGGTGGAGATCCAGGGAGATGGGAGGTTGGAGGCGGACGCGGACCGGCTGGCCCAGGTGGTCTCCAACCTGGTGGGCAACGCGCTCCAGCACAGCGCGCCGGACTCGCGTGTCCGCGTCCACCTGCGCGAGGCCGGGGACGGCGTGATCCTGGAGGTCCACAACGTGGGGACTCCCATCGCGGCCGCGCTGCTGCCCACGTTGTTCGAGCCCTATCGCCGCGGGCCGGAGGCGCGCTCCGGCCAGGGCAGCATCGGCCTGGGCCTCTACATCTCCCGGCAGATCGTCCTGGGACATGGAGGCAGCATCGAGGTGTCCTCCGACGAGCGCGGCACCTGCTTCAAGGTGTGGCTGCCGCGCCGCCGGGGGCCTTGA